Proteins found in one Kluyveromyces marxianus DMKU3-1042 DNA, complete genome, chromosome 2 genomic segment:
- the VHC1 gene encoding Vhc1p: protein MSKFYDLPGSHLPAGSESSPLLTRRKSLTYFRYRDTPVGEQKSSKYDLENPHRNKLGTFNGVFVPTALNVLSILMFLRFGFIIGQMGILGTFFLLGISFLIDLLTTLSISAISTNGIVRGGGAYYMISRCLGPEFGGSIGLIFFVGQILNSGMNIVGIVEPLLYNFGATDGVLAQVLPEGHWYEFLYSTVLLLMCLGVALVGSQTVSRAGNVLFWLLLASTISIPVSVMFVKPFEFNGIIYTGPSFAVLKQNLYPKFTKGAAGSLMKGKETFNDLFGIFFPATAGIFAGAGMSSELRKPSKSIPKGTLWGLLLTFVCYSSVILSLGCSVPRASLHEDVQIIQTVSGFQSIILVGELSTSVFSVIVGMVGAAYVLEAISKDNILPGISIFGEKPTLCLLSSWFLTQLCLFSDVNNIATFITMTFLMTFIVMNMACFLLEISSAPNFRPSFKWFNRYTALLGAILAILAMYVVDNVSASAVISFLCLLFVIIHYFCPPKPWGDVSQSLIYHQVRKYLLRLKQDNVKYWRPQVLLLVDNPRTSWNLIKFCNHLKKGGLYILGHVTVAADFQSEYQELNKQVRAWMNIRDMAGIKAFVQIGMGPTLAWGIRNVFMGSGLGGMKPNITVIGFFDLKNYLNNKVPQRTGTPSPLRDDIYLKATKNNDRISIDIPSNPGFASLPTDECKNEEKVKLQQWVQVIEDLSLMRSNIAIAYGFKNLQLPKKNETREHKGYIDLYPIQMSATIVNENSSGEVTTTNFDTYTLILQLGAILTTVPDWHKTHQIRVIVFVENETERSDERKRIENLLSVLRIEAEVLVLSLDQFRVYNTIVKGDPISKQYVDDALKEDDWWNELTEERTRQHPIRKFTSTEPTSVKIDGNHLEKRYDVSKLQRLGVSLTMTSSMPATDMPSNESEYESDYVADTYGSTSTLLNTPGQNNNNLHPVRSMRLRDDASVRTSRPVFSSKAMPKTKVIEEATGEQPTLVPVVDNSTNGKLRPILHPLSPCQSSSDVIEDTDELTFNQLSSRAQHLVLHDMMSQVSSKSKLLLSTLPLPPLGTHKSEHASLEYVQNIDLWLDGLPPTILINSQSMTVTTAL, encoded by the coding sequence ATGTCTAAGTTCTATGACTTACCGGGATCGCATCTGCCGGCAGGTTCAGAATCATCGCCGTTATTgaccagaagaaagagtttgaCGTACTTTCGATACCGTGATACTCCAGTCGGAGAGCAAAAATCATCTAAATATGACTTAGAGAACCCGCATAGAAACAAGTTGGGCACTTTCAACGGGGTGTTTGTGCCCACAGCACTTAATGTGCTTTCGatcttgatgtttttgaGATTTGGATTCATCATAGGACAGATGGGTATTTTAGGGACGTTCTTCCTATTGGgcatttcttttttgattgaCCTGTTAACGACTTTGAGTATATCTGCCATCAGTACTAACGGTATCGTGAGGGGTGGTGGTGCCTACTATATGATTTCAAGATGTTTAGGACCAGAATTTGGTGGTTCTATTGGGctgattttttttgtagGTCAAATATTGAACAGTGGTATGAACATTGTTGGTATAGTGGAACCATTATTGTACAATTTTGGTGCTACTGACGGAGTTTTAGCCCAGGTACTTCCGGAAGGTCACTGGTATGAGTTTTTGTATTCTACTGTGCTACTTCTAATGTGTCTTGGTGTTGCATTAGTTGGTTCTCAGACCGTTTCGCGTGCTGGTAACGTGCTTTTCTGGTTGCTATTAGCCTCCACTATATCTATTCCTGTGTCAGTGATGTTTGTGAAACCATTTGAATTCAACGGCATTATATATACTGGCCCCTCTTTTGCTGTTTTGAAGCAGAATCTCTACCCTAAGTTCACCAAGGGCGCCGCTGGTTCTCTCATGAAGGGAAAAGAGACGTTTAATGATTTGTTTggtattttctttccaGCCACTGCAGGTATATTTGCTGGTGCAGGAATGTCAAGCGAATTGCGCAAGCCTTCAAAATCTATCCCAAAGGGTACTTTATGGGGTCTCTTACTAACTTTTGTGTGCTATTCCTCCGTTATTCTTTCCCTTGGATGTTCAGTTCCTAGAGCATCATTGCATGAAGATGTGCAAATCATACAAACCGTGTCCGGTTTCCAAAGTATTATTCTTGTCGGTGAGTTATCCACATCAGTCTTCTCTGTCATAGTTGGTATGGTAGGTGCCGCTTACGTGCTAGAAgcaatttcaaaagataATATCCTACCAggaatttcaatttttggGGAAAAACCAACACTATGCTTGCTTTCATCATGGTTCTTGACCCAactttgtttgttttccGATGTGAATAACATCGCTACCTTTATTACAATGACTTTTCTTATGACTTTTATTGTTATGAACATGGCCTGTTTCTTATTGGAAATATCGTCCGCTCCTAATTTTAGACCATCTTTTAAATGGTTCAATAGGTACACCGCTCTGCTTGGAGCGATATTGGCTATACTTGCCATGTACGTTGTCGATAAtgtttctgcttctgctgTTATCTCATTTTTatgtttgttgtttgttattATTCATTACTTCTGTCCTCCTAAGCCATGGGGAGATGTTTCACAGTCTTTAATTTATCACCAAGTGCGGAAGTATTTGTTAAGGTTAAAACAAGATAACGTCAAATATTGGAGGCCGCAGGTACTACTTTTAGTTGATAATCCACGAACAAGTTGGAATTTGATTAAGTTTTGTAaccatttgaagaaaggtGGTTTGTATATATTGGGCCATGTTACAGTAGCAGCTGATTTCCAATCAGAGTACCAAGAGTTAAATAAACAAGTGAGAGCATGGATGAACATCAGAGATATGGCTGGAATCAAAGCCTTTGTGCAAATTGGGATGGGTCCAACATTGGCGTGGGGTATTAGAAATGTCTTCATGGGATCCGGTCTAGGTGGAATGAAACCTAATATCACTGTTATAGGGTTTTTTGATTTAAAGAACTATTTGAATAACAAAGTCCCACAGAGGACAGGTACTCCTAGTCCGTTAAGagatgatatatatttgaaagCAACCAAAAACAATGATCGTATTTCTATAGACATACCTTCTAATCCCGGATTTGCTTCTTTACCTACTGATGAATGtaagaatgaagaaaaagtaaaacttcaacaatggGTTCAAGTAATTGAAGACCTTTCTTTAATGAGAAGTAATATAGCTATTGCTTATGGCTTCAAAAATCTTCAGCttccaaaaaagaatgaaacaAGAGAGCATAAAGGTTATATTGACTTATATCCTATTCAAATGTCGGCAACAATCGTGAATGAAAACTCTTCAGGTGAAGTTACAACCACGAATTTTGACACATACACTCTTATCTTACAATTAGGTGCCATACTAACAACCGTTCCAGACTGGCACAAAACTCATCAAATACGTGTGATCGTATTTGTAGAGAATGAAACAGAACGTTCTGATGAAAGGAAGAGAATTGAAAACTTGTTATCAGTTCTAAGAATTGAAGCAGAAGTTCTTGTTTTATCCTTAGATCAATTCCGGGTTTATAATACTATTGTTAAAGGCGATCCGATTTCAAAGCAATACGTTGATGATGCACTTAAGGAGGACGATTGGTGGAACGAATTGACAGAAGAACGAACAAGACAACATCCGATCCGTAAATTTACTTCGACAGAGCCCACAAGTGTCAAAATTGATGGTAACCATTTAGAAAAAAGGTACGATGTCTCAAAACTACAAAGACTCGGGGTGTCTTTAACTATGACATCTAGTATGCCGGCAACCGATATGCCTTCAAATGAGTCTGAATATGAGTCGGACTACGTTGCAGATACATATGGATCTACATCGACACTCTTGAATACCCCCGGCcagaataataataacttGCATCCTGTCAGATCTATGAGATTGAGGGATGACGCATCGGTTAGAACTTCCCGACCAGTATTTTCAAGTAAAGCTAtgccaaaaacaaaagttaTTGAGGAGGCAACAGGTGAACAGCCCACGTTGGTGCCCGTTGTAGATAATTCTACTAATGGAAAACTAAGGCCCATTTTACACCCACTATCTCCATGTCAGTCTTCGTCAGATGTTATTGAGGATACTGACGAACTAACTTTCAATCAATTATCGAGTAGGGCTCAACATCTTGTGTTGCATGATATGATGTCAcaagtttcttcaaaatctaaATTATTACTCTCAACATTGCCATTACCACCTCTTGGAACTCACAAAAGTGAGCATGCAAGTCTAGAGTACGTGCAGAATATCGATTTATGGTTAGATGGCTTGCCCCCTACTATTTTAATCAACTCGCAGTCTATGACCGTCACAACTGCATTATAG
- the ABD1 gene encoding mRNA (guanine-N7)-methyltransferase, with protein sequence MVLLPEKPVWMSQEQYDEQYGSLLRQKEAEKRMENEGQSTIQEVSKQAPTPPGNIDGKDEEDKVNKARNRKHQRYDLEERKKKQRLQKTIEEQLKHHDIEMTANRIVNVDQVVREHYNERTFISKKHNRNYSPIIKLRNFNNAIKYMLIDKFTRPGDVVLELACGKGGDLRKYGAAGISQFIGIDISNASITEALKRYHSMKNLDYQVILITGDCFGESLGVAVEPFPECRFPCDVVSCQFALHYAFETEEKARRMLLNVTKSLKMGGYFFGTIPDSEFIRYKMNKIPETVEKPSWGNPIYKVTFANNEYQKNDNEFPSPFGQMYTFWLEDAIDNVPEYVIPFESFRSLADEYGMELELQKGFNEFFVEEIPAWVNRFSPRMREGLKRSDGRYGVEGVEKEPAAYFYTTFAFRKVREYQE encoded by the coding sequence ATGGTGCTATTACCGGAGAAGCCAGTATGGATGTCTCAAGAGCAATATGATGAGCAATACGGCTCTCTCTTGAGAcagaaagaagcagaaaagCGGATGGAAAATGAAGGTCAAAGCACGATCCAGGAGGTAAGTAAACAGGCACCTACACCACCTGGCAATATAGATGGCaaggatgaggaagatAAAGTAAACAAAGCCCGGAACAGGAAGCATCAAAGGTATGATttagaagagagaaaaaagaaacagagaCTACAGAAAACTATTGAGGAACAATTGAAGCATCACGACATTGAGATGACTGCCAATAGGATTGTGAATGTAGATCAGGTTGTTAGGGAACATTATAATGAGCGTACTTTTATCTCCAAGAAACATAATAGAAACTACTCTCCTATTATCAAGCTTAGGAACTTCAACAATGCTATAAAGTATATGCTAATTGACAAATTCACGAGACCAGGAGATGTTGTTTTAGAACTTGCTTGTGGTAAAGGTGGTGATTTGAGGAAATATGGTGCTGCTGGTATTTCTCAGTTTATTGGTATTGATATATCTAATGCCTCTATTACAGAAGCTTTGAAACGTTATCACTCCATGAAGAACCTTGATTATCAGGTCATTTTGATCACTGGTGATTGTTTTGGAGAGTCCTTGGGTGTTGCTGTCGAACCATTCCCAGAATGTAGATTCCCATGTGACGTCGTGTCTTGTCAATTTGCACTTCATTATGCTTTTGaaactgaagaaaaggCCCGCAGGATGTTATTGAACGTCACGAAGTCGTTGAAGATGGGAGGGTACTTCTTTGGTACTATTCCAGATTCAGAATTCATTAGGTACAAAATGAATAAGATTCCCGAAACTGTAGAAAAGCCCTCCTGGGGGAATCCAATTTATAAAGTCACTTTTGCAAACAACGAATACCAGAAGAATGACAATGAATTTCCGTCTCCTTTTGGCCAGATGTATACTTTTTGGTTAGAGGATGCAATTGATAACGTTCCCGAATATGTCATTCCATTTGAAAGTTTCAGAAGTTTGGCAGACGAGTATGGAATGGAGCTAGAACTGCAGAAAGGTTTCAACGAGTTTTTTGTCGAGGAAATCCCTGCTTGGGTAAATAGATTTTCGCCTAGAATGAGAGAAGGCTTAAAAAGATCTGACGGAAGATATGGTGTCGAAGGTGTAGAGAAGGAACCTGCTGCCTATTTCTACACGACATTTGCATTCCGTAAGGTAAgagaatatcaagaataA